A region of Kineosporia sp. NBRC 101731 DNA encodes the following proteins:
- a CDS encoding pyridoxal-phosphate dependent enzyme — MPQTRLDTARIRAARQVIDPVFLDTPLYRCEALAAELGCGVRIKLETANPVRSFKGRGTEWVTSRLSGAVVCASAGNLGQALAWSGRRRGLPVTVVASHLASTYKLDRIRALGATLELVDGDFEAARERAVSIARRDGIRLLEDSLDVETCEGAATIGLELADRAAEFDTVLLALGGGALATGVGHVLKDLAPEVEVICVQPLGAPALTRSWHERRVVTTDSTDTIADGVAGRFPIPDVLDDLLLVADDAVLVRESSIIAAMRMFLEHAGLVAEPSAALGVAAILEDRERFAGRQVVTVVCGSNVDMDAYRRWTSEGLVEQRP, encoded by the coding sequence GTGCCGCAGACACGTCTCGACACCGCCCGGATCCGGGCGGCCCGGCAGGTGATCGACCCGGTCTTCCTCGACACGCCGCTGTACCGCTGCGAGGCCCTGGCGGCCGAACTCGGGTGCGGGGTACGCATCAAACTCGAAACAGCCAATCCGGTGAGGAGCTTCAAAGGGCGCGGAACCGAATGGGTGACGAGCCGGCTGTCGGGTGCGGTCGTGTGTGCCAGCGCGGGGAACCTTGGTCAGGCCCTGGCCTGGTCCGGCCGCCGACGGGGACTGCCGGTCACCGTGGTGGCCTCGCACCTCGCCTCCACCTACAAGCTCGACCGGATCCGGGCCCTGGGCGCCACGCTCGAACTGGTCGACGGTGACTTCGAGGCGGCCCGCGAGCGGGCCGTGTCCATCGCCCGGAGGGACGGCATCCGGCTGCTCGAAGACAGCCTGGACGTCGAGACCTGCGAGGGCGCCGCCACCATCGGCCTCGAACTGGCCGACCGGGCCGCCGAGTTCGACACTGTTCTGCTCGCCCTGGGCGGTGGGGCTCTGGCCACCGGGGTGGGTCATGTGCTGAAGGACCTGGCGCCCGAGGTCGAGGTGATCTGCGTTCAGCCCCTGGGCGCTCCGGCGCTGACCCGCTCGTGGCACGAACGGCGCGTGGTCACCACCGACTCGACCGACACCATCGCCGACGGGGTCGCCGGGCGCTTCCCCATCCCCGACGTCCTGGATGATCTGCTCCTGGTGGCCGACGACGCCGTCCTGGTGCGGGAGTCGTCCATCATCGCCGCGATGCGGATGTTCCTCGAGCACGCCGGTCTGGTCGCCGAGCCCTCGGCCGCGCTCGGTGTCGCGGCGATCCTCGAAGACCGCGAGCGCTTCGCCGGGCGGCAGGTGGTGACGGTCGTGTGCGGTAGCAACGTGGACATGGACGCCTACCGCCGCTGGACGTCAGAAGGCCTCGTCGAACAGCGCCCGTAG